The Opitutaceae bacterium genome has a window encoding:
- a CDS encoding sodium/solute symporter (Members of the Solute:Sodium Symporter (SSS), TC 2.A.21 as described in tcdb.org, catalyze solute:Na+ symport. Known solutes for members of the family include sugars, amino acids, nucleosides, inositols, vitamins, urea or anions, depending on the system.) — MDKPASVLHFLDYVAFFGYFLCLSLIGYFAGRKKGKSAADYFLAGRSLPWYVVGSSYIAANISTEHFIGLIGAAVIYGLCVATGEWSTVIAFTFLIWLFIPYLFSSRVYTAPEFLEKRFNRPMRNVFAGVTLLVNVVAFLGPVIYGGAFVLTEFFGMNEILAIVVIAILSGFWAIWGGLKSIALMDVLTIGIMVFGGLSVTVLGLIHMGHGDGLIAGAINTIEINQGKVEWAAQWISANASNIFKGAGPTESYDRLTLLQPINHYATPWTHWVFSFFYIGLWYTVINQHMIQKVLAAKDMYHARMGMVFASFLKLLLPFFVVVPGLIFFAMKPDFLMSGDWAVMSDQANRTYVLMIKELVPVFLVGILVAALFGAIQSTVCSVLNSTSTVFTLDVYRMFINPKATERQEVIVGRLAGIVILLLSIGVAILLATVQKMNLFVWIQMLYVFFAPPFSATFLLGSLWRRVSGFDALLASIVAFAFAITLKILEFGGALPDWMMPFANQGMLVWAVCMIVCTASALITPPPSPEKVSDDLTFNWKKMDFKGGLGTHWWNSVTLWWAIALAGMFFFVFLFSVVL, encoded by the coding sequence ATGGACAAACCCGCCTCCGTCCTCCACTTCCTCGATTACGTCGCCTTCTTCGGCTATTTCCTCTGCCTCAGCCTCATCGGCTACTTTGCCGGCCGAAAGAAAGGAAAGAGCGCGGCCGACTACTTCCTCGCCGGCCGGTCCCTCCCTTGGTACGTGGTCGGCAGCTCCTATATCGCCGCCAACATATCGACGGAGCACTTCATCGGGCTGATCGGGGCCGCCGTCATCTACGGACTCTGTGTCGCCACCGGGGAGTGGAGCACGGTCATCGCCTTTACCTTCCTGATCTGGCTCTTCATCCCCTACCTCTTCAGTTCCAGGGTCTACACCGCTCCGGAGTTCCTTGAGAAGCGCTTCAACCGGCCGATGCGCAATGTCTTCGCCGGCGTCACTCTCCTCGTCAATGTGGTCGCCTTCCTCGGACCGGTCATTTACGGCGGCGCCTTCGTCCTGACCGAATTCTTCGGGATGAACGAGATCCTCGCCATCGTGGTCATCGCGATTCTTTCGGGCTTCTGGGCCATCTGGGGCGGACTCAAATCGATCGCCCTGATGGACGTCCTGACCATTGGCATCATGGTCTTCGGCGGGCTCAGCGTCACCGTCCTCGGCCTCATCCACATGGGGCATGGCGACGGCCTGATCGCGGGCGCCATCAACACGATTGAGATCAATCAGGGCAAGGTCGAATGGGCCGCCCAATGGATCAGTGCAAACGCCTCCAATATCTTCAAGGGGGCCGGGCCGACCGAGAGTTATGACCGACTGACCCTGCTCCAACCGATCAACCACTACGCCACCCCCTGGACCCATTGGGTCTTCAGCTTCTTCTACATCGGACTCTGGTACACCGTGATCAACCAGCACATGATCCAGAAGGTTCTTGCCGCAAAGGACATGTACCACGCGCGCATGGGCATGGTCTTCGCCAGCTTCCTCAAGCTCCTGCTGCCCTTCTTTGTCGTCGTCCCGGGTCTGATCTTCTTCGCCATGAAACCGGACTTCCTGATGAGCGGCGATTGGGCGGTAATGAGTGATCAGGCCAACCGAACCTACGTCCTCATGATCAAGGAACTGGTTCCGGTCTTCCTCGTCGGTATCCTCGTCGCCGCCCTTTTCGGCGCCATCCAGTCGACCGTCTGTTCCGTCCTCAACTCCACCTCGACGGTCTTCACTCTCGACGTTTACAGGATGTTCATCAATCCGAAGGCGACCGAGCGGCAGGAGGTCATCGTCGGCCGCCTCGCCGGCATTGTCATCCTTCTCCTCTCCATTGGCGTGGCCATCCTCCTGGCCACCGTCCAGAAGATGAATCTCTTCGTCTGGATCCAGATGCTCTACGTCTTTTTCGCTCCGCCTTTCTCCGCCACCTTCCTTCTCGGATCGCTCTGGCGGCGGGTCAGCGGATTCGACGCCCTGCTGGCCAGCATCGTCGCCTTCGCCTTCGCCATCACCCTGAAGATCCTCGAATTCGGCGGTGCGCTCCCTGACTGGATGATGCCCTTTGCCAATCAGGGCATGCTCGTCTGGGCCGTCTGCATGATCGTCTGCACTGCTTCGGCCCTGATCACACCGCCCCCGAGTCCGGAAAAGGTCAGCGATGATCTCACCTTCAACTGGAAGAAGATGGATTTCAAGGGAGGCCTGGGCACCCATTGGTGGAACAGTGTCACCCTCTGGTGGGCCATCGCCCTCGCCGGGATGTTCTTCTTCGTCTTCCTCTTCAGCGTCGTCCTCTGA
- a CDS encoding aldo/keto reductase, whose product MTTLSRVAAFFAEQARNLFPDGASPELLARAATAAEARGPCRADDRIPIGPKGRQLSVSRLAVGSGTDGWLGSSEQTRKLGLKGLSDLYLHAFHQHNLNFWETADQYGSHPHVGKALKQVPRDKIVILTKTVAETPEAMRRDLDRFRQELGTDHIDILLLHCMTSPTWPGQMRGVMDVISEAQAEGIVGLKGVSCHTFSALEATVDEAWVEVDLARINPGGLNMDAGPDRVVVVLERMKQAKKAVLGMKILGNGKLAEHRAACLRFALGLHCVDAFTIGFESRGQLDDVVRLIQRAIPGAAQPVRARR is encoded by the coding sequence ATGACCACCCTCTCAAGAGTGGCCGCTTTCTTTGCCGAGCAGGCCCGTAATCTCTTTCCGGACGGTGCTTCGCCGGAGCTTCTCGCCAGAGCCGCCACGGCAGCCGAAGCGCGGGGCCCCTGCCGGGCCGACGACCGCATCCCGATCGGCCCGAAAGGACGTCAGCTCTCGGTCAGCCGCCTTGCCGTCGGCTCCGGGACCGACGGATGGTTGGGATCCTCGGAACAAACCCGCAAACTGGGGCTGAAGGGTTTGAGCGATCTCTACCTCCACGCTTTCCATCAGCACAATCTGAACTTTTGGGAGACGGCCGACCAATACGGCTCGCATCCCCATGTGGGAAAAGCCCTCAAACAGGTTCCCCGCGACAAGATTGTCATCCTGACCAAGACCGTGGCAGAGACCCCGGAGGCAATGCGGCGGGATCTCGACCGCTTTCGCCAGGAACTGGGAACCGATCACATCGATATTCTGCTGCTCCACTGCATGACCTCGCCCACCTGGCCCGGGCAGATGCGCGGGGTCATGGACGTGATATCCGAGGCCCAGGCCGAGGGAATCGTCGGACTCAAGGGCGTCTCGTGTCATACCTTCAGTGCCCTCGAGGCGACCGTCGACGAGGCGTGGGTGGAGGTTGATCTGGCCCGGATCAACCCGGGGGGGCTCAACATGGATGCGGGGCCGGATCGGGTCGTCGTGGTGCTCGAACGGATGAAGCAGGCGAAAAAGGCGGTTCTCGGAATGAAGATTCTCGGCAACGGCAAATTGGCCGAGCACAGGGCGGCCTGTCTTCGTTTTGCGCTCGGCCTGCATTGTGTCGACGCCTTCACCATCGGATTCGAAAGCCGCGGACAACTTGATGACGTGGTCCGGCTGATCCAGCGGGCCATTCCCGGGGCTGCGCAGCCGGTCCGGGCACGTCGTTGA
- a CDS encoding FAD-dependent oxidoreductase has product MITNSTSTPDRPIRFVIVGGVAAGASAAARARRLAESAEIILIERGPDVSFANCGLPYFIGGEIPDRAALAVQTPQTLKALLNIDVRVRTEATRIDLKTKTLEATHLATGKAEIIPYDHLLLATGASPIRPNLPGIDDPRILTLRSLEDMDRVKLKASTASHVTVIGAGFIGLEMAEQLKRIGKEVTLVEMCDQVLPPLDRPMTLLMEDELRRNGIDLALADPIAAFEADLSGKLGCLLRSGRRISTDLVILGIGVRPDTGLATRAGLDVSPRGHIRVNAFMQTSAPSVYAAGDAVETEDLITGTPVVVPLGGPANRQGRVVADHIFLGSRARPYPGSLGTAIVRVFEVAAGLTGWTEKRLNAAGLPYHTVTVGDQHHAGYFPGAKPLTLKLLWNPENRRILGGQVTGFEDVDKRLDVLATAIAGGLTIDDLCHLELAYAPPFGAAKDIVNLAGFTATNADDGLVTMTDTLPEDKSTQILDLRPPVLVKGYPIPDRTVINIPLAMLRGRLNEIDRNRPVVTVCALGKTAYFGARILQQNGYDVTTYSGGIRAHFDPRTPFKPPAP; this is encoded by the coding sequence ATGATCACAAATTCTACTTCCACCCCGGATCGACCCATCCGCTTCGTCATTGTGGGCGGTGTGGCCGCCGGTGCTTCCGCCGCCGCCCGTGCACGTCGACTCGCTGAGTCGGCCGAGATCATCCTGATCGAACGCGGACCCGATGTCTCTTTCGCCAATTGTGGCCTGCCCTACTTCATCGGAGGCGAAATCCCCGACCGCGCTGCCCTCGCCGTCCAGACCCCCCAGACGCTCAAGGCCCTGCTCAATATCGATGTCCGGGTCCGGACCGAGGCGACCCGGATCGACCTCAAGACGAAGACACTCGAGGCAACGCACCTTGCGACTGGAAAAGCCGAGATCATCCCCTACGACCATCTCCTGCTCGCCACCGGCGCCTCCCCCATCCGCCCGAATCTGCCGGGCATCGACGACCCTCGTATCCTGACGCTCCGATCGCTCGAAGACATGGATCGGGTCAAACTGAAGGCATCGACTGCCTCTCATGTCACGGTGATTGGTGCAGGGTTTATCGGACTCGAAATGGCCGAACAGCTCAAGCGGATCGGCAAGGAGGTCACCCTGGTAGAAATGTGCGACCAGGTTCTCCCGCCTCTCGACCGACCGATGACCCTCTTGATGGAGGACGAACTCCGGCGCAACGGGATCGACCTCGCCCTCGCCGACCCCATCGCCGCCTTCGAAGCGGACCTATCAGGCAAACTCGGCTGTCTCCTGAGATCGGGCCGCCGCATTTCAACCGATCTGGTCATTCTGGGGATCGGCGTCCGACCCGATACCGGATTGGCCACCCGGGCCGGGCTCGACGTCAGCCCTCGCGGACATATCCGGGTCAATGCCTTCATGCAGACATCGGCTCCTTCGGTCTACGCCGCCGGAGACGCGGTCGAGACCGAGGACCTCATCACCGGAACCCCGGTCGTGGTCCCACTCGGCGGCCCGGCCAACCGTCAGGGTCGAGTCGTGGCCGATCATATCTTTCTCGGCAGCCGCGCGCGTCCCTATCCCGGATCACTCGGGACCGCCATTGTCCGGGTCTTCGAAGTGGCCGCCGGTCTTACCGGATGGACCGAAAAACGACTGAACGCGGCCGGACTGCCCTATCACACCGTCACGGTAGGTGATCAGCACCATGCCGGCTACTTTCCCGGAGCAAAACCACTCACCCTCAAGCTCCTCTGGAATCCGGAGAACCGACGGATTCTCGGCGGACAGGTCACCGGCTTCGAGGACGTCGACAAGCGACTCGATGTCCTCGCCACCGCCATCGCCGGAGGTCTTACCATCGATGATCTCTGCCACCTCGAGCTGGCCTACGCGCCTCCTTTCGGCGCCGCCAAGGACATCGTCAATCTGGCCGGCTTCACGGCCACCAACGCCGATGATGGTCTCGTCACCATGACCGACACCCTGCCGGAAGACAAAAGCACCCAGATCCTCGACTTGCGCCCACCTGTCCTGGTCAAGGGTTATCCCATTCCCGACAGGACCGTCATCAATATCCCGCTCGCCATGCTCCGCGGACGGCTCAATGAGATCGATCGAAACCGACCGGTCGTCACCGTGTGCGCCCTGGGCAAGACGGCCTATTTCGGAGCACGGATCCTCCAACAAAACGGATACGATGTCACCACCTACTCCGGCGGCATCCGGGCACACTTCGATCCGCGAACCCCGTTCAAGCCACCCGCCCCCTGA
- a CDS encoding dienelactone hydrolase family protein yields the protein MTQPIDRLRSEPEPIHSSWDDLLEGVETPGDWRARKAILHRLYLELIRDDRKPVKPPLDLRVHEVVDVEGLYERRLISYAVEKDERAHAFLAIPHGLTAPGPAVVSLHGTYARGKEREAGLEENPEKAFLDQLARRGYVVIAPDHFVAGERIPPEGPYDTARFYQKHPEWTAVGKAAFEHAIAIDVLETLGEVDAARIGVLGHSLGGHGAYFLAAYDERVRVAVSNSGCAPFRQNSRVEAWARDHFYIYFKPMRAGLLQGRLPPIDMHEIMALIAPRPFLDLSALNDLIAGDDPQLAGWTYRQRVLMLMKVMDVYELEEAAANFAFYAHGQGHAAPHEARQLICGWLDKHLKDPAATGASLVRDSRFADLGLASAVSESRGVAALRDSSGRQLVLTLLLDLSPLGSLLVTEVESGETEQVFFPESTRSDIWAEWAPYASMLSGNGRFYTFAGKTLLEFDPDLREFTFHGVPAAGESCYVETAMVDGPDGRIYAASHPNARLVSFDPATRELRDHGQLDPAEHYPNSLASDADGWIYAGIGSARWNFVAYHTDSGETRSLLSEAERGQGTAVVRAGVDGVVYGEADGRRFRLADGGIREVDPEQVPGTLPIRAGRFQNTVAVLPDGRRAICQLPERRLLIEGTDGDGTLEIELMFRSGGAVVTTLGVGPDGKIYGSTAHPMHFFRYDPVAREVCDLGAIKAIGGGNICALAAQGRHLVGPAYPWGDFYLHDPDRPFVPEDSVEPNPRVLARFERHISRPRTCLAHPDGVHVVSAGFMDYGQVGGGLGIVNLETGKKTLLTHEQVVPRHSTHTLKALPSGDLVGGTSVHAPGGGHATEPEGLLYLMDWARREVVFRTVPVPGAPEVFSLEVGADGRVCGLATGSQFFVFDPVARKVTERQDLSALGELVRPALARGPDGVIYGVLSRTVFRVEPSDHRITVIAESPVPITAGLAVLGGKIYFSSRGSLWSCRL from the coding sequence ATGACCCAACCGATCGATCGTCTCCGCAGTGAACCCGAGCCCATCCACAGTTCCTGGGACGATCTTCTGGAAGGCGTGGAGACCCCTGGAGACTGGCGGGCTCGCAAGGCCATCCTGCACCGCCTTTATCTAGAGCTCATCCGCGACGACCGGAAACCTGTGAAGCCGCCGCTGGACCTGCGGGTTCACGAGGTCGTCGATGTGGAGGGGCTCTACGAGCGCCGCCTGATCAGCTACGCGGTGGAGAAGGATGAGCGGGCGCATGCATTCCTGGCCATTCCCCATGGGCTCACGGCACCCGGGCCGGCAGTGGTTTCGCTGCACGGCACTTATGCGCGCGGCAAGGAACGCGAGGCCGGGCTGGAAGAGAACCCGGAGAAGGCTTTCCTTGATCAACTGGCCCGGCGCGGCTACGTGGTGATCGCACCGGATCATTTCGTGGCGGGCGAGCGCATCCCGCCCGAGGGCCCCTACGATACGGCGCGGTTTTATCAGAAGCATCCCGAGTGGACGGCAGTGGGCAAGGCGGCCTTTGAGCATGCCATCGCGATCGATGTACTGGAGACGCTTGGCGAAGTGGACGCTGCGCGCATCGGGGTGCTCGGTCATTCGCTCGGAGGACATGGGGCCTATTTCCTGGCGGCTTATGACGAGCGGGTGCGCGTGGCCGTGTCCAATTCCGGCTGTGCTCCCTTTCGTCAGAACAGCAGGGTCGAGGCGTGGGCGCGGGACCATTTCTATATCTATTTTAAGCCGATGCGCGCCGGGTTGTTGCAGGGCAGACTGCCACCGATCGACATGCATGAGATCATGGCGTTGATCGCGCCGCGGCCCTTTCTCGACCTGTCCGCGCTGAACGATCTGATCGCCGGAGACGACCCGCAACTCGCGGGTTGGACCTACCGGCAACGAGTGTTGATGCTGATGAAGGTCATGGATGTCTACGAACTTGAAGAGGCCGCGGCCAACTTCGCGTTCTATGCCCATGGTCAGGGACATGCGGCGCCCCACGAAGCCCGGCAGCTTATTTGCGGATGGCTCGACAAGCACCTGAAGGATCCTGCCGCGACAGGTGCGAGCCTGGTCCGGGACAGCCGCTTCGCCGACCTCGGTCTGGCCTCTGCGGTTTCCGAGAGTCGCGGGGTGGCTGCGCTGCGTGATTCTTCGGGTCGCCAGCTTGTCCTCACCCTGCTGCTCGATCTCAGTCCACTGGGATCGCTGCTGGTCACGGAGGTCGAGTCGGGTGAGACGGAGCAGGTTTTCTTTCCCGAGAGCACGCGATCGGATATCTGGGCCGAGTGGGCCCCTTATGCCTCAATGTTGAGTGGGAACGGGCGCTTCTACACCTTCGCCGGCAAGACTCTTCTGGAGTTCGATCCGGACCTGCGGGAGTTCACCTTTCACGGTGTGCCGGCGGCGGGCGAGTCCTGTTATGTGGAGACCGCCATGGTGGACGGTCCGGATGGCCGGATCTATGCCGCGAGTCACCCCAACGCGCGACTGGTATCATTTGACCCGGCGACCCGGGAACTCCGGGATCATGGTCAGCTGGACCCGGCCGAGCATTACCCGAACAGTCTCGCGTCAGATGCCGACGGTTGGATCTATGCCGGGATCGGTTCGGCGCGTTGGAACTTCGTCGCCTATCATACGGATTCCGGCGAGACGCGGTCGCTCCTTTCCGAGGCGGAGCGGGGTCAGGGAACGGCGGTGGTCCGGGCGGGGGTCGACGGCGTGGTCTATGGAGAAGCCGACGGGCGACGTTTTCGTCTGGCGGATGGAGGAATCCGGGAAGTTGATCCGGAACAGGTTCCCGGAACGTTGCCGATCCGCGCCGGTCGTTTCCAGAACACGGTGGCAGTACTTCCGGACGGACGACGCGCCATCTGCCAATTGCCCGAACGTCGTCTGCTGATCGAAGGGACCGACGGTGATGGCACTCTCGAAATCGAACTCATGTTCCGTTCGGGCGGCGCAGTCGTCACGACCCTGGGAGTGGGACCGGATGGGAAGATCTACGGAAGCACCGCACACCCCATGCATTTCTTCCGCTATGACCCGGTGGCGCGCGAGGTTTGCGACCTCGGGGCAATCAAGGCGATCGGAGGCGGGAACATCTGTGCCTTGGCCGCGCAGGGTCGGCACCTGGTCGGCCCTGCCTATCCGTGGGGAGATTTCTATCTCCACGACCCCGACAGGCCATTTGTGCCCGAAGACTCGGTTGAGCCCAATCCTCGAGTGCTGGCGCGGTTTGAGCGGCACATCTCGCGGCCACGGACCTGCCTCGCCCATCCCGATGGCGTGCATGTGGTATCCGCGGGTTTCATGGACTACGGGCAGGTCGGCGGCGGGCTGGGTATTGTCAATCTGGAGACCGGCAAAAAGACTCTCCTGACTCACGAACAGGTCGTCCCACGGCACAGCACGCATACGCTCAAGGCTCTGCCCTCGGGCGATCTCGTGGGGGGAACCAGCGTTCATGCGCCGGGCGGAGGCCATGCGACCGAGCCGGAGGGGCTGCTCTACCTCATGGATTGGGCGAGACGCGAGGTGGTCTTTCGGACCGTGCCCGTCCCGGGTGCGCCCGAGGTCTTCAGCCTCGAGGTGGGCGCGGACGGCAGGGTATGCGGACTCGCCACTGGTTCGCAGTTTTTCGTCTTTGATCCGGTTGCCCGAAAGGTGACGGAGCGGCAGGACCTCTCCGCTCTCGGCGAGTTGGTGAGACCGGCCCTGGCTCGAGGTCCTGACGGGGTGATTTACGGAGTGCTCAGCAGGACCGTGTTCCGGGTGGAGCCATCGGACCACCGGATCACCGTCATCGCGGAGTCTCCGGTGCCGATCACGGCCGGTCTCGCGGTTCTGGGCGGGAAGATCTATTTCTCATCCCGGGGGAGCCTCTGGAGTTGCCGGTTGTAG
- a CDS encoding OFA family MFS transporter, translated as MTTKSQSKRWTVIVGALIVQVILGTVYAFSVFVRPLENEFGWDRTTTQWAFSTALATFALMMIPAGKLQDRIGPRKVATIGGILLGLSFLLGALLVNGDRPWALYLTYGIIGGAGIGMAYVCPISAAIKWFPDKKGLISGLAVAGFGAGALVFAGPASALVLPPAETGEAIGLSQIVLVGLGISQGSGFGIGWKAFFILHGVVCLVAVLLGAMLLRNPPEGYRPEGWTPAKANEKPGRDVDWPAMLNTPLACMLWLTFIFGATSGLMAIGQWKPMMTGILHGQSFAPEWMGGFGRFVEPVGILAIFNALGRIFWGKISDLIDRPRAMMMMYLAQGMAFMILVSARSPLTIFLASAWVGLNFGGNFALFPSATSDYFGSKHFGINYGWIFTAYGVAGILGPVVGGVLFDATKSYVVAFVFAGTLCFLAAGCAVVVWGLARTRDLEIAEIISHPGSDRPTADLSPVGSRRG; from the coding sequence ATGACAACGAAATCACAATCCAAGCGCTGGACCGTCATTGTCGGAGCCCTCATCGTGCAGGTCATCCTCGGCACTGTCTACGCTTTCAGCGTCTTCGTCCGACCCCTTGAGAACGAGTTCGGATGGGACCGCACCACCACCCAGTGGGCCTTCTCGACCGCTCTGGCGACCTTTGCCCTGATGATGATCCCGGCCGGCAAGCTGCAGGACCGGATCGGCCCCCGTAAAGTCGCCACGATCGGCGGCATCCTCCTCGGGCTGTCCTTCCTTCTCGGCGCCCTTCTCGTCAATGGCGACCGTCCCTGGGCTCTCTACCTGACCTACGGGATCATCGGCGGGGCCGGCATCGGCATGGCTTACGTCTGCCCGATCTCCGCCGCCATCAAATGGTTTCCCGACAAGAAGGGTCTGATCAGCGGCCTGGCCGTCGCCGGATTCGGTGCCGGCGCGCTGGTTTTTGCCGGACCCGCCTCCGCCCTCGTCCTCCCACCGGCTGAAACCGGCGAGGCCATCGGACTCTCCCAGATCGTTCTCGTCGGTCTCGGAATCAGCCAGGGTTCGGGTTTCGGGATTGGATGGAAGGCCTTCTTCATCCTCCACGGTGTGGTTTGCCTCGTCGCCGTCCTCCTCGGGGCGATGCTCCTGCGCAATCCGCCCGAGGGCTATCGTCCGGAAGGATGGACTCCGGCCAAGGCCAATGAAAAGCCCGGACGCGACGTCGACTGGCCGGCCATGTTGAACACCCCGCTGGCCTGCATGCTCTGGCTGACCTTCATCTTCGGGGCCACCTCCGGACTGATGGCCATCGGCCAGTGGAAACCGATGATGACCGGCATCCTTCACGGTCAGTCATTCGCTCCCGAATGGATGGGCGGATTCGGCCGCTTCGTCGAGCCGGTCGGCATCCTCGCCATCTTCAATGCCCTCGGTCGTATCTTCTGGGGCAAGATCAGCGATCTCATCGATCGCCCCCGTGCCATGATGATGATGTACCTGGCCCAGGGCATGGCCTTCATGATCCTGGTCAGTGCCCGTTCGCCCCTGACCATCTTTCTGGCCTCGGCCTGGGTTGGCCTGAATTTCGGTGGGAATTTCGCCCTCTTCCCGTCGGCCACCTCGGATTACTTCGGTTCAAAGCATTTTGGCATCAACTACGGCTGGATCTTCACCGCCTACGGTGTCGCCGGCATCCTCGGTCCCGTCGTCGGCGGTGTTCTTTTCGACGCCACCAAGAGCTACGTGGTCGCCTTCGTCTTTGCCGGAACCCTCTGCTTTCTCGCCGCCGGATGTGCAGTCGTCGTCTGGGGTCTCGCCCGGACCCGCGACCTCGAGATCGCCGAAATCATCAGCCACCCGGGAAGCGATCGGCCGACCGCGGACTTGAGCCCGGTCGGGTCCCGGAGAGGTTGA
- a CDS encoding DcaP family trimeric outer membrane transporter, whose amino-acid sequence MKNRSIPFPVLVLALMASAPLSNAAPSMEEMEARLVELQARMAEMHIQMTALQEELTTMKEREASATAPASLGSPPPALPPPAGASAPAATSKFPLRFYGKVKFDAIYDSNNFGSDEYILYIPRNADGDAQSTFTARETRLGIAVDGPAFGDWKTAAKVETDFYGSAPSSGSGSLRIRLAYVDLTNGQTSVRVGQDWLPIATANPSTTNFTIMGYNGNLWGRIPQITATQQFGEDFSGFVSTFRCRDEEDIEHGLSCDLVMPWVAAGLRLQGRLLDDKKNATLAIGGAVRNGDVEGRSVTPDLLSAEFSIPWKALTLNGEIYSGKGIGAEFLHRNGAFNLRGEPIHTRGGFLQLGLQAAAAVRVHVGYGIDDPDNDDLVDDEFFQKSTSLFGNAIYAFTPELSAILEGTLVETTWSDGPEDGYRIQSSLVFVW is encoded by the coding sequence ATGAAGAACCGGAGCATTCCCTTCCCGGTCCTGGTGCTGGCCCTGATGGCCTCGGCCCCACTATCCAACGCCGCGCCCTCCATGGAGGAGATGGAAGCCCGGCTCGTCGAATTGCAGGCCCGGATGGCGGAGATGCACATCCAGATGACCGCCCTCCAGGAAGAGCTGACCACGATGAAGGAAAGGGAAGCATCGGCAACTGCTCCCGCTTCCCTCGGTTCTCCTCCCCCGGCATTGCCGCCGCCAGCCGGAGCGTCGGCTCCCGCCGCCACTTCGAAGTTCCCTTTGCGCTTCTACGGGAAGGTCAAGTTCGATGCCATCTACGACTCGAACAATTTCGGGTCGGATGAGTACATCCTCTACATCCCCAGGAATGCCGACGGTGATGCCCAGTCCACCTTCACCGCGCGGGAAACCCGTCTGGGCATCGCCGTTGACGGCCCGGCTTTCGGAGACTGGAAGACCGCCGCCAAAGTCGAAACCGACTTCTACGGCAGCGCTCCAAGCAGCGGCAGCGGCAGCCTGCGCATCCGTCTGGCCTACGTGGACCTGACCAATGGCCAGACCTCGGTCCGGGTGGGACAGGACTGGCTGCCTATCGCGACCGCCAATCCGTCGACGACCAATTTCACCATCATGGGCTACAATGGAAACCTCTGGGGACGGATCCCGCAGATCACCGCCACCCAGCAGTTCGGTGAGGATTTCAGCGGTTTCGTATCCACTTTCCGGTGCCGCGACGAGGAAGACATCGAACACGGGTTGAGCTGCGATCTCGTCATGCCCTGGGTGGCCGCAGGCCTCCGCCTGCAGGGCCGTTTGCTTGACGACAAGAAGAACGCAACCCTGGCGATTGGCGGAGCGGTCCGCAATGGCGATGTCGAAGGCCGGTCCGTGACCCCCGATCTGCTCTCCGCCGAGTTCTCCATTCCCTGGAAAGCCCTCACCCTGAACGGGGAGATCTATTCCGGCAAGGGCATCGGGGCCGAATTCCTTCACCGCAACGGGGCCTTCAACCTGAGAGGCGAACCCATCCACACCCGGGGCGGTTTCCTTCAGCTCGGTCTCCAGGCCGCCGCCGCCGTCCGAGTGCACGTCGGCTATGGCATCGACGATCCCGACAACGACGACCTCGTCGATGACGAATTCTTCCAGAAGAGCACGTCCCTGTTCGGCAACGCGATCTATGCCTTCACGCCGGAACTCTCGGCCATCCTCGAAGGAACCCTGGTGGAGACGACCTGGAGTGACGGTCCGGAAGATGGCTACCGTATCCAGAGTTCCCTTGTCTTTGTCTGGTGA
- a CDS encoding SDR family NAD(P)-dependent oxidoreductase: MNSSSDTLRGKVALVTGAGSGIGAAAAIALGAAGVRVAALSRTGSEVDRTVSQVQEAGGEGLALVGDVSSADAMRGVIAAIEARWGRLDIVVANAGINGVWAPVEEITPEEWDQTMAINLRGTFLTVRESVPLLKKQGGSIIIVSSIQGNRSFSVTGASAYATSKAAQVAFGRMIAFELAASGIRVNTICPGAIHTEISRNSVSRNLDKISVKRTSSNRGIPLTQGIGGEPRQVADTIVFLASDASSHTTGTEVYIDGGQSLQ, encoded by the coding sequence ATGAACTCCTCCTCAGATACATTGCGCGGGAAAGTTGCCCTGGTGACGGGCGCCGGCTCGGGGATTGGCGCCGCAGCGGCCATCGCGCTGGGCGCCGCCGGGGTCCGGGTGGCGGCCCTGAGTCGAACCGGATCAGAGGTTGATCGGACGGTCAGTCAGGTGCAGGAGGCGGGTGGTGAAGGACTGGCGCTGGTCGGTGATGTGTCCTCGGCGGATGCCATGCGCGGGGTCATTGCAGCAATCGAAGCCCGTTGGGGCCGGCTCGACATCGTGGTGGCCAATGCCGGGATCAACGGGGTCTGGGCGCCGGTCGAGGAAATCACTCCGGAGGAATGGGATCAGACGATGGCGATCAATCTGCGGGGCACCTTCCTGACCGTCCGGGAAAGCGTCCCCCTGCTGAAGAAGCAGGGAGGCTCCATCATCATTGTATCCTCTATCCAGGGAAACCGGTCTTTCAGTGTGACCGGCGCATCCGCCTATGCGACTTCCAAGGCCGCCCAGGTGGCCTTCGGCCGGATGATCGCGTTTGAGTTGGCGGCGAGCGGGATCCGGGTGAACACGATCTGCCCGGGTGCGATCCACACCGAGATCAGCCGCAACTCCGTGAGCCGCAATCTGGACAAAATCAGCGTGAAGCGGACCTCATCAAACCGGGGTATTCCGCTGACCCAGGGGATCGGAGGCGAACCCCGCCAGGTTGCGGACACGATCGTCTTTCTCGCTTCCGACGCCTCCTCCCATACCACTGGGACCGAGGTGTATATCGACGGGGGCCAATCGCTCCAGTAG